From the Hordeum vulgare subsp. vulgare chromosome 1H, MorexV3_pseudomolecules_assembly, whole genome shotgun sequence genome, the window GCATACAAGTGACCTAGTATAGTAATGCTACCCTTCACTAAAAGAAATGATACTTGGTACACATATTTTCTGCAAAAATAGCATCTAATGTTATCAAAGAGAAGTTCCACACGTTAATATTTTGGATACTTTTACTGACTAGGGACTATTCTCTAGGAATTTATATAGAATGGGCCTTGTTAGATTTAACTGCTTTCCTGGATAAGATTAGAGTTCACTAGATAACATCTGTTCTTACTGGTGCAGCAAGACTTTTCTCAGTAGATCGAAGAAGAGAAGCCTATGCCACGATACTGCATTCAGCAAGTGAATATGTGTGTGGTGCTATCACAGCAGCTCAGAGCATCAGGCAAGCAGGATCAACTAGGGACTTGGTCATCCTTGTTGATAACACCATAAGTGATCACCACCGGAGGGGCTTGGAAGCCGCTGGCTGGAAGGTCAGGATAATCGAAAGGATCAGGAACCCAAAAGCTGAGCGTGATGCCTACAATGAGTGGAACTACAGCAAGTTCAGGTTATGGCAGCTGACCGACTACGACAAGATCATATTCATAGACGCTGacctcctcatcctgaggaatgtGGACTTCCTGTTTGCAATGCCAGAGATCACTGCAACTGGCAACAACGCGACCCTCTTCAACTCGGGTGTCATGGTCATCGAGCCCTCAAACTGCACGTTCCAGCTGCTGATGGAGCACATCAACGAGATAACATCGTACAACGGCGGTGACCAGGGGTACCTGAATGAGATATTCACATGGTGGCACCGCATCCCCAAGCACATGAACTTCCTGAAGCACTTCTGGGAGGGCGACAGCGAGGCAGCCAAGGCGAAGAAGACCCAGCTGTTTGGCGCCGACCCGCCAaacctctatgtgcttcactaccTGGGCCTGAAGCCATGGCTGTGCTTCAGGGACTACGACTGCAACTGGAACAACTTCATCATGCGTGAGTTTGCAAGCGATGTCGCGCACAACCGTTGGTGGAAGGTGCACGACAAGATGCCCCGGAAGCTCCAGTCCTACTGCCTTCTGAGAACAAGGCAGAAGGCTGGGCTGGAGTGGGACCGGAGGCAGGCCGAGAAGGCGAACCTGGAGGACGGGCATTGGCGGCGGAACATCACCGATCCGAGGCTCAAGACCTGCTTCGAGAAGTTCTGCTTCTGGGAGAGCATGCTGTGGCACTGGGGCGAGGCCAAGAACCAGACCAAGAGCATCCCCGCGCCTACCACGACGAGCTTGTCATCAACCTCGTGAGCTGTGTAGATAACCCGAGATATTTATACAGAAGAAAGCTTTATATGTATAGCACCGTACCTGCATAGCGGCAGCTTGTATAGGTAGCTACTATGCTTAGGCCTTCCCCACACAAATACAAACCCTCCTCTGTTGGCTGTTGCCGCCCTCCTGGCTGCAGCCTTGGTGGCCAACAATTCTTTTGGGTTTGTTTAGCTAATAAGTTATCTGTGCATGTAAATTCTCTTACTAAGAACACGGAATGTTTTTTCACGACAAGGAAAGCTAATGGCAGTAGTACCCTCTCAGTTCCAAGTTATTGAAGCTCTAGTTTTGTCCTAACTAAAACTTCTTTAAGCTTGCCCAAGTCCCCACAAAAATATCAACATGTTTGACATGTTCCTGGGCATCAACTGAATTCCATACCCAGAAAATTTAACTTAGGCCTAGTAGCGGCTTCGAGCAAATCATATC encodes:
- the LOC123443192 gene encoding UDP-glucuronate:xylan alpha-glucuronosyltransferase 1-like, producing MEQRYRPGGAADDTTKRRTTKTKSFKDVESYEVLVLEKNCGCKFKSLRYLLIAIVSATFLTLLTPTLYERQLQSSSRYVDVDWIWDKTSADPRYVSSADVQWADVYTAIEDLSAGNQKLKIGLLNFNSTEYGSWSQILPESHVSIIRLEHAKDSITWPTLYPEWIDEEEESEIPSCPSFPEPNVRRGAWFDVIAVKLPCTRVAGWSRDVARLHLQLSAAKLAVSSSRGNRMVHVLFVTDCFPIPNLFPCKNLVKHEGNAWLYRPDLKAVREKLRLPVGSCELAIPLKAKARLFSVDRRREAYATILHSASEYVCGAITAAQSIRQAGSTRDLVILVDNTISDHHRRGLEAAGWKVRIIERIRNPKAERDAYNEWNYSKFRLWQLTDYDKIIFIDADLLILRNVDFLFAMPEITATGNNATLFNSGVMVIEPSNCTFQLLMEHINEITSYNGGDQGYLNEIFTWWHRIPKHMNFLKHFWEGDSEAAKAKKTQLFGADPPNLYVLHYLGLKPWLCFRDYDCNWNNFIMREFASDVAHNRWWKVHDKMPRKLQSYCLLRTRQKAGLEWDRRQAEKANLEDGHWRRNITDPRLKTCFEKFCFWESMLWHWGEAKNQTKSIPAPTTTSLSSTS